The Neovison vison isolate M4711 chromosome 5, ASM_NN_V1, whole genome shotgun sequence genome includes a region encoding these proteins:
- the GGACT gene encoding gamma-glutamylaminecyclotransferase → MARVFVYGTLKRGQPNHGVLRDRANGCAAFRGRGRTLEPYPLVIAGEHNIPWLLNLPGQGRRVLGEIYAVDERMLSFLDEFEGCPNMYQRTPLRIAVLEWEGARGAPEETPAADGTLQCFVYSTVTYAPEWVHLPHHDDYDSRGGHGLRYNPRENR, encoded by the coding sequence ATGGCCCGCGTGTTCGTGTACGGGACCCTGAAGAGAGGCCAGCCCAACCATGGGGTCCTGCGGGACCGCGCCAACGGCTGCGCCGCCTTCCGCGGCCGGGGCCGCACGCTGGAGCCCTACCCCTTGGTCATCGCCGGCGAACATAACATCCCGTGGCTGCTCAACCTCCCAGGGCAGGGGCGGCGTGTGCTCGGCGAGATCTATGCGGTGGACGAGCGGATGCTGAGCTTCCTCGATGAGTTCGAGGGCTGCCCCAACATGTACCAGCGCACCCCGCTGCGGATCGCCGTCCTCGAGTGGGAAGGCGCGCGTGGGGCCCCCGAGGAGACGCCGGCCGCGGACGGGACCCTGCAGTGCTTCGTGTACAGCACGGTCACCTACGCCCCCGAGTGGGTCCACCTCCCGCACCACGATGATTACGACTCCCGGGGGGGGCACGGCCTCCGCTATAATCCACGGGAGAACAGATGA